A single Bdellovibrionota bacterium DNA region contains:
- the mraZ gene encoding division/cell wall cluster transcriptional repressor MraZ — protein sequence MFRGRYDHTVDGKGRLSIPSRFREILSDKYSESLVVTNFDRCLVAFPQEEWENLERKAAALSQLKKEVKAFQRYFISGATECPLDAQGRILLPPKLREYADLQRDVVVVGMLKKIEIWSKTRWEEAFTDSQKSFEEISDVLADLGL from the coding sequence ATGTTCAGGGGACGTTACGATCATACCGTCGACGGAAAGGGACGTCTTTCCATCCCTTCCCGATTTCGAGAGATTCTTTCCGACAAATATTCGGAGAGCCTTGTCGTCACAAATTTTGACCGCTGTTTGGTCGCTTTTCCCCAGGAGGAGTGGGAGAACCTGGAGCGGAAAGCCGCCGCGCTGTCTCAGCTCAAGAAGGAAGTGAAGGCGTTTCAACGCTACTTCATCTCCGGAGCCACCGAGTGTCCGCTGGACGCGCAAGGCCGAATTCTTCTTCCGCCGAAACTGCGGGAATACGCCGATCTGCAGCGGGATGTGGTCGTGGTCGGGATGCTCAAGAAGATCGAGATCTGGTCGAAGACACGTTGGGAAGAAGCGTTTACAGATTCGCAAAAGAGCTTCGAGGAAATCAGTGATGTTTTGGCCGACCTTGGACTCTGA